A region of the Dermatophagoides farinae isolate YC_2012a chromosome 7, ASM2471394v1, whole genome shotgun sequence genome:
catttgGTCTGGTTGTCTTCGTCGAGTCTTtccacaaacacatacatgatcatcatccggtctgctacaaaaaaaaaaattaattacaaaaaagcaaatgaataatcaagcaaattaaaaaaaaatcaaagaaaaagcaGCAAGACAAGCCCACACAACACCCATCAACCCATGAATATGTTTTACCCgaatgtttaaaaaattgttttatactttatatatatttatattaagaaaaaattcttgctTCATCTTATTAATGCAATGAagattatttaaaaattggtggtaaaaaaaatcaaactcGTTCACCATCCTTTCTTCAATGAATcgtttgaataaatttgaaattttcaatcaatactTACCCGGAGATACCCATGcataaacacatacacacacattcactcACATACCATTAAATCCAAATGaccaaattttgattcagaTTGACTTGGATAATTataacattgttttttttccaagtcttttttttcgtttgtttggttagaatatgaattttacacttgatgatgattattatacacaaacaaatacatacacacaaggaaaacaaacaaacaaacaaaaaaacgggCTCCATTTAATTTGctctttttattattcgaaaatagttgattcttttattttttcattaattttcatttcaattttttttccacaatattaatgatgaattccGATAACAATggattcgaatgatgatgatgataataattaattaaaaacaaattatataaatgatgaataataatgaattatatttagcaattattataataatgaaaaatgatttttttggaatttttattcgaacaaaaaaattggaaaaaaatttttgaatttaacaATGTATAATACGATTTTCCTTTCATATAGAACgttacatgtgtgtgtgaaaatttttttttagaaaatttcCTTTTCCTGACACTGTGTGTGCTTTGGTTTTGGTCAATGTTGAGcagtgtatgtgtgtgtgtgtggtgaaACATCGCACGTTAttctaaaaaatttaatcgaaAATGCGGGCCAAggtatggttttttttaatttttttaatttaaaatttctaaaaaaattaattttatttgttttgtaaaTGAAAACAGTGGCGTAAGAAACGAATGCGAAGGTTGAAACGAAAACGTAGGAAGATGAGGGAAAGGTCCAAGTAGACCATCATCCATGCCGATTttggacatcatcatcattagattttAAGAATGTAATTTTCGATAAACTTATATTCTGattctcgaaaaaaaatgattccaatATAATCGGCTTCAATTCTCTCTTACAATGATTGAACATTATGTATTCTTtcatattgaattttgaaaaaaacctaaaATCTTGAAATAAAACTTCTTTTGAACCaaatttcttttattatttgtcaaaataaaatcattatatatgAACAATAGGAATAAAGATATGgcagaacaaaacaagacTTCGTGAATAAATTGgatgaatcaaaagaaaaaatgatgataatgatattgacCATGATGGAATGtggaatgaaatgttttcgatgatgaataatgtggatgttgataaaaattttttttttggaattttttaaacattttttcttgtgaaaacaaaaaatttacacCTTTTCCTCatgtgatggtggtgaatcATCCTGATCAATATCTGCTGCCGAATACATTGTTGGCTGTGCAATTCCATGATAAgcttttccattttcacgCATTGTTTTCAGACCGGCCATAACACCACTACCGACAACAATAAATAGACCGAATACTAATAAAAATGGTCCTAATAATCGTGGTACACTGGATCCAATATAACGATCATAATTatcctatatatatatcgaagTAGAGGAGTggacaaaccaaaaaaaaaaaaaatttgaatcagtCATGATTTGATGAGTTTTATTTGGAATATTTACATCATAGTTTGGTGGTGTGATTTCCGTATACGCGATACCAGATACAATCGCGCCCgatacaatgaaaattagacctattttttttggtgatgaaaCATACAAATTCATGATCGGCAATAcagaataatgaataataattaccgATAATGATGGCACCGATGGCCAACactaatgatgaatcaactTTGGATTCTCcgtattgtttcattttgttttccgaTTCTTAAATTGTTGTATTGTTTGTAAAATGGttcgaaatttttgaatttgcaATTATGTTTAgaagaataacaaaaacaaatacaaaaaaagaaaattttcactcAATCAATTAGATTTAGATGAATATGTGACCGTAAAATAATAGATtgcgtcgttttttttggttggaaaacaaaaaaaaatgttgataatgtccCAACTTtgttgcaataataataataataatccaacGCTACTATCGGGCCGagatttgtaaatttttttctttaatcaTTTTGGTCGCCATTAGTAATCTTTACAACAATCAACGATCATTGCTTGTTGATCATAACGGATTATTATCAACCTGCAGAGAGACAAATATAACCAAAATTTATCCCTGGTTACCATGATTCAAtagataatgttgatgattatggtcgTCATGATGGTcacaccttttttttcaattcaataaaattgacaTCGTTTCCTTAgtgatcatcaccatttaaTGATcgtaatgttgttgatgataaaaaaaaacaagcatcaccaatgattcattgatcattctTGTAgccaacaagaaaaaaaacaaaacaaatcaatcattatgtGAATCAAGATAAACAAACTTCAACTTTGGaaaaaatactttttttatttatttatttgattttggattATTGTTTTGTCCAAAAACAGCttttgttaaaaaattggcagacaacgaaaaaaaaacaaaatacacacacacacagccccgttcaatcaataaattccaattcaaaattccaattcaaattacaaacaaacaagataaaaagaataagataattgaaaaaaatatatatttaaCCTATGCCTGTAAACAACAgtaacaatcaaaaaaaaaattaataagaAAATGGAAGCCaagaatcattcaatttatattaataataataatcaataatcacggatggtgtgtatgtatgtatgtaattGTTTatccaattattattagttgaCTAGAATCATAATTCAAGCTCTCTCTACCATAATCGAACAAAATCGATTCCATCAAAATGATTCGCACGTGAATCCCAATATTGATTGTTAAATGTATAAATATCCGTtgcttcatcatttttattaccaTTTAGTTGTTTACTGAGTGGagagaatttaatttttttttattatttattataaaatgTTTAGAAATCTTATAGCGCTTACCTGAACCAAAGTGGTAAATGAGTTTCACCGTTCGTTTCTTGCATTTTACGCCGTtcacgttgttgttgttcaagttCTGATTTGATCGTTTCGGCTCGTTGTACATCACCTTCTTCTAGAGCACGTTGATCTGTTCTAAATCGTGTATCTGTTGGTGGTAACCAAGgcttttcattatcaattaattcatttaattcaataGCAAATCTAGTGAAACCATAATATGCTTCATAATTATCGGGCATTGTACCGGCACGCCATATACAACGAGATCCAGCATAAACCGATTCATTCCAACGGCCTCGTATACGTTCAATAATCTGACCACGACTATTCATAACCATACCATGGATTTCATTCTGACTACCAGACCAATAGCTAGCTTTATCGAATGTTATCTTACAAGTTAGCTGATCATTGAGGCCATTACCCATTTCAGTTATCGTCAATTCACCATAGATATCAACATAACGTTCACCTTTGAAAAGGTTATGTACACAAGTGGTTATCTTATTCCATTTATAATGACTTTTTGATGGTCGCAATACAACATTCACCGTTCCTATCGGTATAATTTCCATTGATTTACCCCAGAATTTTGTCTTTACTCTCATATCTAATAAGTTagaaatatttcaattaaaaaataataatggaaaagaaaataaaaaaaatcaataaataaccTTGCCAAAAAacataattttttgaatcagcATGACAAGCGGAAATCGGTGGATGATGGCTAACCTGTTCACCAATAAAACGAAAACCTTTATCATCACGAACACATTCATATGTTTCGCCTAATAATGGATTGAATGGTTTATGACCAACACGATAATAGGATGAACTATACGATGAAATGGCAAATGCGGCCATCATCAGCATTCGTTGACAAGGATCATCGATCATTGCTGCTGCCATATCTAACAATTCACAATATTCCAATTCTTCGCATAGTCGTTGCAATAGATTCAATGGTTCATTGATCGTAACAGGCATGGATATTTTGGATAAATCTTTACCAATATTCTTTCGCAACAAGCTCCAAAGACTAATATCATCTAataaacaattgaatatgaatatgtTGAGAATAATTTCGCTGTTCTCTCAATGTGTTTGATTgacatggttttttttaaaactcACTTGTAGGTTCAACACTTGGTAATCGGGTTCTTCGTTTTACTGCCAAAAGTTGTTCCGATTTTAGGCaacaattattttgtttgtggcTATCTTCACTAAAATCAGTTACAAtactttcatcatcttcatcttcgatcgatgatgatgatgatgatgatgaattataatcatcagatGAACGATTTGGTTGTCCAAGAAAACCAACATCATCTTCGGCATCATGGTATTCGGAAATACTCATCACAGACGTTTCATCCATCGAATATGTTCGATGATAAGGcgattgttgctgttgttgttcactaCTGGTGAATACAtcttcatcaccaccatctccatcatcatcagcatcatgaTGAACTGTAGATTTATCGAATGAAATTCGTATTGATTTCGATCGTTcttcactatcatcatcttgtttttcattatagtTGATATCTTGTATCGATTTCAATAGCTGTCTAAAATTATTGTTAACTAGATTGAAAGaggaatagaaaaaaaaacttaatatTAATTCTCAGTCCAAAGTcgatatattcattcatttacttTCATTTGccaattgaacaaaatcttTCATGGCTACATTCTTGGTCATAGttgtaattgattgattatcacaAGCAgtagtagcagcagcagcagtcgttaaatcatcatcggttaATGATGGATGTGAAATACTTAGAAACGATTGTTGCTGTAATGAGAATTTAGGCTGACcattttgatcatgatctttggatttatttttattcttcgaTCTATGTAGATGAAATCGTAGAAGtttcgatgatttttttgtatatttatATGTTTCAAGATCACCAATGCAAGGAACACAAGCCGATGCGTTTGCCGGTGCGgtttcaataaatttgagCAATGAACTTagtttgatcaatttttcttgtatttTACCTACATTTAAATTAGATTGATTGTgcaacgacaatgatgattgtgaagaTAATTTATCACATTTTTGAATAAGGGATTGGCCGGATGAAGTTGTCGGACTTTTTAGCCGATTTTGCTGAAGgcataatgatgaattaattgaatcTTCGGTGATTGAAGCTAATGCAGCATGATTATCGTTACCAGTACTACCGAATGCAATTTCATGTTGTCGTGCTAATCGATGTGTTCGCAGTGCATGCACCCATTGGCTATAATCTTCTTTTTTGGCTTTCAAATGGAATATTCCAGAATCTGAATCAATATCGATACGACGACTAGATGGTTTGCATGAAATGACAGATAATCCAATATCGGTCGAACCATGTAGTTTTCGTTTCTGCCaatcattgatattttttgcATACGATAATATACCACTGTCTAGATGAAAATATCGTTTATGCCAACCTTTTAATGGGCGTTTTCGACGTTTCAATATATAACCAGTGAATAATGGTGGTTTATGTTCGATGGTTTTTTTATCCGATGGTTGATGGCCATTTTTAAGGCCTTCCAATATATGCCATTTGTTCGAtggttgctgctgctgctgaagTTGATGATTGTCTGTGATTAAATCACAATTAGATTGATCATAATATtcctacaaaaaaaaataaaataaatgatcaatttaatAGCATCTAAATTGTTTATAAAATCATCTTTACCTGATTATCAATATCGATCGATGAAGCCATGGCTGGTTGCTGCTGTAAaataatgttattattattgatttcattcacattcgaTTCCATCATTCTtaatcttatttttttttcgtaactgttttaataaattgaataaataaataaaaaaaacaaaacaattatcatgCAAAGtgaataaagagaaaaaaatttgaaacaaaatagcTCTCTTACTAGCTTAGTATTGGTAGTATATAGattaattattaaatatatgaaattcGATACCAGCCAAgattataattttgattttgccATTGACGTGTGTAGtgtttggtgatgatgatggtggtggtggtgatgaaattgatgatgaagatgatgatgagaatgatgatatcattttatttcatcggCCATGGTCATTATAATTGTGATATACAATTTATACAATGATTTTGTTATGTTTCCGAATGCCAACACActatataaaaaatatatatcgaCACGTAGATAGTAATGACAAAGGATAAAATGAaaggagaagaaaaaaaatccaaatcatcaCCCATAAAAATAATGGGTGAACAAGGcgaaatacaaacacacatacacacacacgaagacaaaattttctttttttttcttttctttcgtttttgccgtgtttgtgtgtgcacaacaacaatggcaacaataaaaatgaaaaaaataaatcagtCAGGCAAGCAGCCAAGGAAGTGTTTTaggattcatttcattttttttttcattcattaaaatggtaatggtaataAATATTTGGACAATTTTGTTATGTGAGTAACAAGAATATCCAAATTGGTTTCAATGTatgagtatttttttttgtatcttatacttctctctctgtgtgtgtatatgtcgTTGTTTTGTAGTTTATGAGTCGAtgcgtaaaaaaaaataaattgaaaaagatgTCGACGCGTccaacaatcattgatttgatgatgaatatgatcatggagaataataatcaggtaatcatcatcatcatcatagagagagagagagagagagagagagagagagagagagagagagagagagagagagagagagagagagagagagagagagagagagagagagagagagagagagagagagagagagagagagagagagagagagagagagagagagagtaatttaattgaaaatgaacaaacaaacaaaatgaaattctaaaTGGgattgatatattttttgagttgaaattgaaatcaaaagtGGTTACGCGCACATATTTCTTCTTCCTTttattgttggtggtggtgattgtgatggattgattgaaattgaataccACCTCTTATGGCTAATttgattaatgttttttttttggttggttgttggATTCTCAATTTCAATATGACATGTATATGGCGCCCACATATAAACATAGACACGCGGTGAGCATTTCGCAACCGAATTCTTTTTTACACCTGTTCGAATATTCgtaaaacatttatttatcaacaTATGTATGAgtgtagtggtggtggtggcggtattgtttgtttatatacCGGTTAAATGAGTTACCTGATTGTTTGAATGGCcactacttttttttcggtccGATACAAATAGTATGGTATAGTTGATGATCACAATTGAAGCCATTATCTTTATTgtcgtggtggtggtggtcgtcgTGGTAGATCCATTGAGTTGATTGTTCAATGTTGTATGGTGGTCATACAAGATACCATGGATACGATTACCATAACTACTGAATAGTATGTGGCCATTCACATTCGAATCTTCATCCAGTAAAGGCCTATTTACAAGGGCctagccattttttttttttgtttattgttttatttgatgaaaagaaaaaaagttcgaTTCTTTGATgccttaattttttttgttgtatgaATTCTATCAATTCTgaatattaattttaataCAATATTCGATTAATATCAATTCAATGCCTTGAAAATAATGCCTGAATCAACCGGAAAATCAAATGGTCGAAAATGTAAGTATATATTAGGAATTGTATGAAATGTTAAGTATCCTGTCtctgtatatataaatggcATCCATCCACCAAATCCATCGATGTGTGAATGTGACTCACTCCtcgtatatgatgatgaatggtgGTTGGATACACCATCTTCATCGATTGTGGTTAagctagtttttttttcgccatgGAGctatagacacacacacacacacacacaatacaaCAATTGATGTTTGAGCttaataacacacacacacacacacacacatgatgatgatgatgctacgTGGTtgtccattatcatcaacaacatcattggAATAGGGCGTGTGTTGAAATATTTATTACAGGTGTGTCTCATGTGTGCCattaattcaatcattgtttCAAGAAAAAGAGACAAAACTTGATTTATGTTTCTATTGATTGTTGTCACCATTAGTTGTTTtgagttgtttttttttgtttttgtttttgtttttataacaacgacaaattTACTCAACCGATTCATTGACACATCCCATCTATTTGGTTGCCTTGACgatattcaatttgaatttttcttcttatttgttgatttattcataACTAATCgaccctctctctctctctttctttttcctaTGTTACTTACTAGCCGCCTATGATACTTTACGGGCAAGTTTTGAAGTATTAAATGATCAATCAGATAATCCACAAATAgccgatgataataaagcCGATTGTATTAGTACAACCGATATCGATTTTCTTAAAGGTCTTATTGAATCTCCGGtggtaaaaaatttattaagaGTACAAGAACGTCTTGAAGAAACAGCCGAACGTATAcgacaaaatcaacaacaaaatgatcaatggtTTAATGATGCACGAACGATCGTAGAAGAAGTAAAATCTATTTGCCGCCAACCACAAATGTTACGACATAATCCAAAAGAAGCAAAAGAATTATCACGTTTATTGGATGATCCACATATTGATGCATTGATAGAATCACATGATCGTATTGCTCAAAAAGATTATCGTGAAACAAAATTAGCGGCCGAAGAAGAATACGAAATGGATGTAATGAATGGTAATAATTGTGTAGATGGTGATATGGCAATGATAGGATCTACACATAACGATATTGCAACCAGTGCCATACGAATGGTCGGTATAcgtaaatcaaaaaatgaaccatTAGGCATGACAGTAAAAGTTGAAGATGGTCTAGTTGTCATTGCCAGGATATTAGCCGGTGgtttaattgaaaaacaagGCTTATTACATGTGGGCGATATTATATTAGAAGTAAATGGACAGGAAATTGATTCACCCGAACAATTACAGGAAGAACTTCGAAAATCTGATGAATCGgtcatttttaaaatatcACCATCAGCAAAGGATCCGGTTCCAGCATCAGCATGTTTTATGAGAGCATTATTTTCTTATGATCCAAACCAGGATCGTTTACTTCCTTGCAAAGAAGTTGGCATCTTATTCAAACAAGGTGACATATTAGAAGTATTGAATCAAGAGGATCCAAATTGGTGGCAAGCACGTCGTGTTGATTCACCAAATAGTCGTGCCGGTTTAATACCATCACAAGAACTCGAAGAAAGACGACGAGCATTTGTACGACCAGAATTTGATTATGCAACCAAAACAAGTATATGTGGTAcgaaaataacgaaaaagaagaaaaaagaaatgtatCATCTACAatcgaattttgaatttgataaaGCAGAATTATGTCTATATGAAGAAGTGTGTCGTACACCACCATTCGAACGTAAAACATTGATACTAATCGGTGCACAAGGTGTTGGCCGTGGACAATTAAAAACTCGTATGGTTAATTATGATGGTGAAAGATTTGAGATTCCATTACCACATACATCAAGGCCAATTCGTGTTGGTGAAAATGATggtcgtcattattattttgtatcACGtgaacaaatggaaaaagaaatttctgAAGGTAAATACCTTGAATATGGTGAATATCAAGGCCATCTTTATGGAACAAAATTAGATACAATACGAAATGTTATCAGATCGGGTAAAATGTGTGTAATTGATCCGAATCCacaatgtttgaaattgttAAAAAATGCTGAATTTATGCCCTATGTTGTATTCATCGCTGCACCGGCATTGGATCAACTTCgttatataaatgaaatgaatcgaaGTAATACATACGGGTCTCGTACATATTATACGGTAAGCTCAAATTCCTTTAGTCCAATTTccaatgattaatttttatcattatagtTTGATCGAGCAGTCGGACGATCTAGACGTGGTCGTACAATGCAAAGTTTAGCTGAATTctatgaagatgaagatctACAAGTAAC
Encoded here:
- the LOC124496664 gene encoding protein PALS2 isoform X1; translated protein: MFLLIVVTISCFELFFFVFVFVFITTTNLLNRFIDTSHLFAAYDTLRASFEVLNDQSDNPQIADDNKADCISTTDIDFLKGLIESPVVKNLLRVQERLEETAERIRQNQQQNDQWFNDARTIVEEVKSICRQPQMLRHNPKEAKELSRLLDDPHIDALIESHDRIAQKDYRETKLAAEEEYEMDVMNGNNCVDGDMAMIGSTHNDIATSAIRMVGIRKSKNEPLGMTVKVEDGLVVIARILAGGLIEKQGLLHVGDIILEVNGQEIDSPEQLQEELRKSDESVIFKISPSAKDPVPASACFMRALFSYDPNQDRLLPCKEVGILFKQGDILEVLNQEDPNWWQARRVDSPNSRAGLIPSQELEERRRAFVRPEFDYATKTSICGTKITKKKKKEMYHLQSNFEFDKAELCLYEEVCRTPPFERKTLILIGAQGVGRGQLKTRMVNYDGERFEIPLPHTSRPIRVGENDGRHYYFVSREQMEKEISEGKYLEYGEYQGHLYGTKLDTIRNVIRSGKMCVIDPNPQCLKLLKNAEFMPYVVFIAAPALDQLRYINEMNRSNTYGSRTYYTFDRAVGRSRRGRTMQSLAEFYEDEDLQVTIEESARIQRLYERYFDLTIINNNYDKTFELLREAVDSLSIEHQWVPINWIYNSD
- the LOC124496664 gene encoding protein PALS2 isoform X2; amino-acid sequence: MPESTGKSNGRKSAYDTLRASFEVLNDQSDNPQIADDNKADCISTTDIDFLKGLIESPVVKNLLRVQERLEETAERIRQNQQQNDQWFNDARTIVEEVKSICRQPQMLRHNPKEAKELSRLLDDPHIDALIESHDRIAQKDYRETKLAAEEEYEMDVMNGNNCVDGDMAMIGSTHNDIATSAIRMVGIRKSKNEPLGMTVKVEDGLVVIARILAGGLIEKQGLLHVGDIILEVNGQEIDSPEQLQEELRKSDESVIFKISPSAKDPVPASACFMRALFSYDPNQDRLLPCKEVGILFKQGDILEVLNQEDPNWWQARRVDSPNSRAGLIPSQELEERRRAFVRPEFDYATKTSICGTKITKKKKKEMYHLQSNFEFDKAELCLYEEVCRTPPFERKTLILIGAQGVGRGQLKTRMVNYDGERFEIPLPHTSRPIRVGENDGRHYYFVSREQMEKEISEGKYLEYGEYQGHLYGTKLDTIRNVIRSGKMCVIDPNPQCLKLLKNAEFMPYVVFIAAPALDQLRYINEMNRSNTYGSRTYYTFDRAVGRSRRGRTMQSLAEFYEDEDLQVTIEESARIQRLYERYFDLTIINNNYDKTFELLREAVDSLSIEHQWVPINWIYNSD
- the LOC124496664 gene encoding protein PALS2 isoform X3 → MLRHNPKEAKELSRLLDDPHIDALIESHDRIAQKDYRETKLAAEEEYEMDVMNGNNCVDGDMAMIGSTHNDIATSAIRMVGIRKSKNEPLGMTVKVEDGLVVIARILAGGLIEKQGLLHVGDIILEVNGQEIDSPEQLQEELRKSDESVIFKISPSAKDPVPASACFMRALFSYDPNQDRLLPCKEVGILFKQGDILEVLNQEDPNWWQARRVDSPNSRAGLIPSQELEERRRAFVRPEFDYATKTSICGTKITKKKKKEMYHLQSNFEFDKAELCLYEEVCRTPPFERKTLILIGAQGVGRGQLKTRMVNYDGERFEIPLPHTSRPIRVGENDGRHYYFVSREQMEKEISEGKYLEYGEYQGHLYGTKLDTIRNVIRSGKMCVIDPNPQCLKLLKNAEFMPYVVFIAAPALDQLRYINEMNRSNTYGSRTYYTFDRAVGRSRRGRTMQSLAEFYEDEDLQVTIEESARIQRLYERYFDLTIINNNYDKTFELLREAVDSLSIEHQWVPINWIYNSD
- the LOC124496649 gene encoding oxysterol-binding protein-related protein 3, whose protein sequence is MMESNVNEINNNNIILQQQPAMASSIDIDNQEYYDQSNCDLITDNHQLQQQQQPSNKWHILEGLKNGHQPSDKKTIEHKPPLFTGYILKRRKRPLKGWHKRYFHLDSGILSYAKNINDWQKRKLHGSTDIGLSVISCKPSSRRIDIDSDSGIFHLKAKKEDYSQWVHALRTHRLARQHEIAFGSTGNDNHAALASITEDSINSSLCLQQNRLKSPTTSSGQSLIQKCDKLSSQSSLSLHNQSNLNVGKIQEKLIKLSSLLKFIETAPANASACVPCIGDLETYKYTKKSSKLLRFHLHRSKNKNKSKDHDQNGQPKFSLQQQSFLSISHPSLTDDDLTTAAAATTACDNQSITTMTKNVAMKDFVQLANEINNNFRQLLKSIQDINYNEKQDDDSEERSKSIRISFDKSTVHHDADDDGDGGDEDVFTSSEQQQQQSPYHRTYSMDETSVMSISEYHDAEDDVGFLGQPNRSSDDYNSSSSSSSSIEDEDDESIVTDFSEDSHKQNNCCLKSEQLLAVKRRTRLPSVEPTNDISLWSLLRKNIGKDLSKISMPVTINEPLNLLQRLCEELEYCELLDMAAAMIDDPCQRMLMMAAFAISSYSSSYYRVGHKPFNPLLGETYECVRDDKGFRFIGEQVSHHPPISACHADSKNYVFWQDMRVKTKFWGKSMEIIPIGTVNVVLRPSKSHYKWNKITTCVHNLFKGERYVDIYGELTITEMGNGLNDQLTCKITFDKASYWSGSQNEIHGMVMNSRGQIIERIRGRWNESVYAGSRCIWRAGTMPDNYEAYYGFTRFAIELNELIDNEKPWLPPTDTRFRTDQRALEEGDVQRAETIKSELEQQQRERRKMQETNGETHLPLWFSKQLNGNKNDEATDIYTFNNQYWDSRANHFDGIDFVRLW
- the LOC124496734 gene encoding uncharacterized protein LOC124496734, coding for MKQYGESKVDSSLVLAIGAIIIGLIFIVSGAIVSGIAYTEITPPNYDDNYDRYIGSSVPRLLGPFLLVFGLFIVVGSGVMAGLKTMRENGKAYHGIAQPTMYSAADIDQDDSPPSHEEKV